The Nodosilinea sp. FACHB-141 genome has a segment encoding these proteins:
- a CDS encoding SMP-30/gluconolactonase/LRE family protein, whose translation MSNLRSENFQRSINPEQAGGIASQSGQLDRLPFETDTETDERQKVNIGDGRVFAGPDLSPPFPEGIVADRNRIYVAGPAALGDNGGRPSEVRVFHRLTSELLTTIFLEGERLSEIHGVAGVAVDGQHRVYVVSSQLGIVRLSPQDQGYRQEIYSPVLPEIACNPSLPPTLPCSLPNEITFGPDGYLYWSDSFQNTIFRVPPGGGLAEPWFQSDRLAGSAAPFPVGPNGIKVTPDGTELYVAVTTSASAPGGAIYRLPFVNAPAENDLQLFHQYLQGEMPDGIAFGQSGKLYVALQSPSEISILAPDGREEARLKGPTNSPIAYDAPADFAFDDRGSVLVTNHALFNGNPEAFAVLKVFVGDRGVETDVPPLP comes from the coding sequence ATGTCAAACCTTCGTTCCGAAAATTTTCAACGGTCTATCAACCCTGAGCAGGCTGGGGGCATTGCTTCTCAATCTGGGCAGCTCGATCGCCTCCCGTTTGAAACTGACACCGAAACTGATGAACGGCAAAAGGTAAATATTGGCGACGGCAGAGTATTCGCCGGGCCAGATCTCTCGCCCCCCTTCCCCGAGGGAATTGTCGCCGATCGCAACCGCATCTATGTAGCCGGACCCGCCGCCTTGGGCGACAACGGTGGCCGCCCTTCAGAGGTGCGGGTCTTCCACCGGCTCACGAGCGAACTCCTCACGACCATTTTTCTAGAGGGAGAGCGGCTGTCAGAGATTCACGGGGTGGCTGGGGTAGCCGTTGATGGTCAACACCGCGTCTATGTGGTCAGCAGCCAGCTTGGTATTGTGCGTCTGAGTCCTCAGGATCAAGGCTATCGCCAGGAGATCTACTCCCCCGTTCTTCCTGAAATAGCCTGCAATCCGTCACTGCCGCCCACCCTGCCCTGTTCGCTGCCCAACGAGATCACCTTTGGCCCCGACGGCTACCTCTACTGGAGTGACTCGTTTCAGAACACTATTTTCCGCGTTCCGCCCGGTGGTGGGCTGGCCGAGCCGTGGTTTCAGAGCGATCGCCTAGCAGGCTCGGCGGCCCCGTTTCCAGTTGGCCCCAACGGCATCAAAGTAACCCCCGATGGCACCGAGCTATATGTTGCGGTCACTACCTCCGCCTCGGCACCAGGTGGTGCTATCTACCGGCTGCCCTTCGTCAATGCCCCTGCGGAGAATGACCTCCAGCTCTTTCACCAATATTTGCAGGGCGAAATGCCCGACGGCATTGCCTTTGGTCAGTCTGGCAAGCTCTATGTCGCGCTCCAGTCGCCCAGCGAAATCTCGATTCTTGCCCCCGATGGTCGGGAGGAAGCGCGGCTCAAAGGTCCGACCAACAGCCCCATTGCCTACGATGCGCCGGCAGATTTTGCCTTTGACGATCGGGGCTCGGTGCTGGTGACCAACCACGCGCTGTTTAACGGCAACCCGGAAGCGTTTGCCGTGCTCAAAGTCTTTGTCGGCGATCGCGGGGTAGAGACTGATGTGCCACCCCTGCCCTAA
- a CDS encoding DUF3574 domain-containing protein, translated as MAPTVYAETHTQQVLLGMEANNISPGLVQQDLFFGRNIAGGGEVSEADFQAFVDAEITPRFPSGLTVYDADGQFLDNTGSLIQEPSQVVTLIFENTLENQAEVDQIIEAYKQHFQQESVLEIVNADRFKVGFDEADDLIENDPIPELIQEDLYFGRNIAGGGQVSEAEFQAFIDTEITPRFPNGLTVYDADGQFLDNAGNLVQEPSQVVSLIFEDTAANEQSIDQIIAAYKQQFQQESVLEVVNEAVKVGFGQSEDLIDNDPIPELIQTDLYFGRNIAEGGEVSEAEFQQFLDQEITPRFPDGLTVYDADGQFLSSTNALVKEPSKIVSLIFEDTVENEAAIDQIIQAYKQEFDQESVLQVVDEDIQVAFDTDTIFLGDLNDRFEGFKDSDDIIDGQGGSDRIRGLSGDDLLRGGAGNDRLSGNSGDDILLGEDGNDTLLGGKGIDTLTGGEGCDAFRFDSLHQAGDRITDFAAEGDHILIRAAGFGGQLVAGVPVSPEQFRLGTAAVDGKDRLIYNNLSGELFFDPDGSGCQAQVLLAKLSGAPTLNNADIVVV; from the coding sequence ATGGCCCCCACAGTTTACGCAGAAACCCACACCCAACAAGTCTTGTTGGGCATGGAAGCCAATAACATTAGCCCTGGGCTTGTTCAGCAGGATTTGTTTTTCGGACGCAATATTGCCGGTGGTGGTGAAGTTTCAGAGGCCGATTTTCAGGCGTTTGTCGATGCTGAAATTACACCGCGATTTCCCAGTGGGTTGACGGTCTACGACGCCGATGGGCAGTTCCTTGATAACACCGGTAGCCTAATTCAAGAACCCAGCCAGGTGGTTACCCTCATCTTTGAGAACACTCTGGAAAACCAGGCAGAAGTTGACCAGATCATCGAAGCCTATAAGCAGCATTTTCAGCAAGAATCAGTCTTGGAAATTGTCAACGCCGATCGCTTCAAGGTTGGCTTTGACGAAGCCGACGACCTGATTGAGAATGACCCGATTCCAGAGCTGATTCAAGAGGATCTGTACTTTGGCCGCAACATTGCTGGGGGCGGCCAAGTCTCAGAGGCCGAGTTTCAAGCCTTCATCGACACCGAAATTACACCGCGATTTCCCAATGGGCTAACGGTCTACGATGCCGATGGGCAGTTCTTAGACAACGCTGGAAACTTGGTTCAAGAACCCAGTCAGGTGGTCTCGCTCATTTTTGAAGACACGGCGGCAAATGAGCAAAGTATCGATCAAATTATTGCTGCCTACAAGCAACAGTTCCAGCAAGAATCGGTTTTAGAAGTCGTCAACGAAGCTGTCAAAGTAGGCTTCGGACAATCGGAAGATCTAATCGACAATGACCCGATTCCAGAATTAATCCAAACTGATCTATACTTTGGCCGCAACATTGCCGAGGGTGGTGAAGTCTCAGAGGCAGAGTTTCAGCAGTTTTTAGATCAGGAGATTACCCCACGATTTCCCGATGGGCTCACGGTTTACGATGCTGATGGACAGTTCCTCAGCAGCACAAATGCCCTGGTTAAAGAGCCTAGTAAAATCGTTTCGCTCATCTTTGAAGACACCGTAGAAAACGAAGCGGCGATCGACCAGATTATCCAGGCCTACAAGCAAGAATTTGACCAAGAATCGGTTTTACAGGTTGTTGACGAAGACATTCAGGTCGCCTTTGACACTGACACGATCTTCCTAGGCGATTTGAACGATAGATTTGAGGGTTTCAAAGACTCCGACGACATCATTGATGGCCAGGGCGGCAGCGATCGCATCCGAGGCCTAAGCGGAGACGACCTGCTGCGCGGCGGGGCAGGCAACGATCGGCTCAGCGGCAATTCTGGCGATGACATTTTGCTCGGTGAAGATGGCAACGACACCCTCCTTGGCGGCAAAGGAATCGACACTTTAACCGGTGGCGAGGGTTGTGATGCATTCCGCTTTGACAGCTTACATCAAGCAGGTGACAGGATCACTGATTTTGCTGCCGAAGGCGATCACATCCTAATTCGAGCGGCGGGCTTTGGCGGCCAATTGGTAGCGGGCGTTCCCGTTTCCCCAGAGCAATTTCGTTTAGGCACTGCCGCTGTCGACGGCAAAGATCGCTTGATCTACAACAATCTGTCGGGGGAATTATTCTTTGACCCCGACGGCAGTGGCTGTCAAGCCCAAGTGCTGTTGGCCAAGCTTAGCGGTGCGCCCACTCTAAATAACGCTGACATTGTCGTGGTCTAG
- a CDS encoding NAD(P)-dependent oxidoreductase, with the protein MNIVIFGASGGVGRCLIEQALAQNHHVTAAVRNPAAVNIVHEQLRVVSCDVFNAAAVSQAIAGQDVVFCTLGTDAEAPTTLYSAGAQNIVQAMQAHQVRRLIFLSNFGVLSEKAQDLPGAVLLFLIKRFIPHTLADHRRALEKIREHAPEWIVVRPMALTNGAWGGRYRTVVDGLPAKGMRIARADVADFMLQQATSDDYLYQVPAIAY; encoded by the coding sequence ATGAACATTGTCATTTTCGGAGCGAGTGGAGGCGTGGGCCGTTGCCTCATTGAGCAAGCCCTAGCGCAGAATCATCACGTTACAGCGGCAGTGCGGAATCCTGCAGCAGTCAATATCGTTCACGAACAACTGCGCGTTGTGTCTTGCGATGTGTTCAACGCAGCTGCGGTCAGTCAGGCAATTGCAGGGCAGGATGTAGTGTTTTGCACATTGGGGACTGATGCCGAAGCACCCACGACCTTGTATTCAGCAGGTGCCCAAAACATTGTGCAAGCAATGCAAGCGCATCAGGTACGCCGACTCATTTTTCTCTCAAATTTCGGTGTACTCAGCGAAAAGGCGCAGGATTTGCCAGGAGCCGTACTCCTGTTTTTAATCAAACGCTTTATTCCCCATACCCTGGCCGATCATCGTCGGGCGCTGGAGAAGATTCGAGAGCATGCCCCAGAATGGATTGTCGTACGCCCCATGGCACTGACCAATGGTGCGTGGGGAGGGCGCTACCGCACAGTTGTTGATGGGCTTCCCGCGAAGGGTATGCGTATCGCACGGGCAGATGTCGCAGATTTCATGCTGCAACAGGCAACTAGCGATGACTATCTGTATCAGGTTCCGGCGATCGCCTACTAA
- a CDS encoding calcium-binding protein: MALITGSNDSDFGTSGLGNLLGTEDIDTIFGLDGDDLIASLGGNDTLLAGAGNDSVFGDDGDDLAFLGDGNDLFGWNPGEDNDTIEGGNGYDTMLFNGANVAEQVDMSAVGERLRFFRDIANVVMDTNDLEQVDFNALGGVDNITINDLTGTDVKQINLNLAAAGSTAGDGAIDTIILNGSGNGDAIKVSGGAGKTTVKGLAAQVDIVGGDGDRDRLVINPLSGFDQVTIDDLTGAGLQAVEVNLAASGSTTGDGAPDLTTLNASHRNDVLNISGIGNSATVSGLGAEVKVLGADLGQDLLVVNGLDGNDTIDATNLLADPTSSPAGAMQLLLDGGKGNDLLLGGAADDTLLGGDGNDFVDGKRGNDRAFLGSGNDAFLWNPGEGNDTIDGSAGYDTMLFNGANANEIIDMLANGERFTFLRNVGAVVMDTNNLEQVDFRALGGADTININDLTGTDIEQINLNLGISGTTGGDGEIDTINIAGSARHDAIRIATSGHNVVVSGLTADVSIFRADASDRLLVSGGDGNDQIKADHLDLNRIQLTIEGGAGHDNIVGSVNSDTLLGGLGNDNLLGGKGADILTGNEGSDSFRFDHLDQAGDTITDFVAADDQILIRAAGFGGGLNAGAAISASQFVLGAAAADGSDRFIYNNTSGELFFDRDGNGSHAQVLLATLGGAPTISNADIVVV, encoded by the coding sequence ATGGCGCTTATTACTGGCAGCAACGACAGCGACTTTGGCACCTCTGGCCTGGGCAATTTGCTCGGCACCGAAGATATCGACACAATTTTTGGCTTAGACGGGGACGACCTGATCGCTAGCTTGGGCGGCAACGACACGCTGCTGGCTGGTGCAGGCAATGACTCAGTCTTCGGTGACGACGGTGACGACCTGGCCTTTCTTGGTGATGGCAACGACCTCTTTGGCTGGAACCCCGGCGAAGACAACGACACCATCGAAGGCGGCAACGGCTACGACACCATGCTCTTTAACGGTGCCAATGTCGCTGAACAGGTTGACATGTCTGCGGTGGGCGAGCGGTTGCGCTTTTTTCGCGACATAGCCAACGTAGTGATGGATACGAACGACCTGGAGCAGGTCGACTTTAACGCCCTGGGTGGAGTCGACAATATCACCATCAACGACCTAACCGGCACCGACGTCAAGCAGATCAATCTCAACTTGGCCGCCGCTGGCTCAACGGCTGGCGATGGAGCGATCGACACCATCATTCTCAATGGCTCGGGCAATGGCGATGCGATCAAAGTCAGCGGGGGTGCGGGCAAAACCACTGTCAAAGGCCTCGCCGCTCAGGTTGACATTGTGGGCGGCGATGGCGATCGCGATCGCCTCGTCATCAACCCGTTGTCGGGGTTCGATCAAGTCACCATTGACGACCTGACCGGGGCCGGTTTGCAGGCCGTCGAAGTCAATCTAGCGGCCTCGGGCTCAACCACCGGCGATGGCGCACCCGATCTCACTACCCTCAATGCCTCTCACCGCAACGATGTGCTCAACATCAGCGGCATTGGCAACAGCGCTACGGTGTCGGGGCTGGGGGCCGAGGTCAAGGTTTTGGGGGCCGACCTAGGGCAAGACTTGCTGGTAGTAAATGGCCTAGACGGCAACGACACGATCGACGCCACCAATCTCCTGGCTGACCCCACCAGTTCTCCAGCGGGGGCCATGCAGCTTTTGCTGGATGGCGGCAAAGGCAATGACCTGCTGCTGGGCGGTGCTGCAGACGACACGCTGCTGGGCGGCGACGGCAACGACTTTGTCGATGGCAAGCGCGGCAACGATAGGGCGTTCTTAGGGTCGGGCAACGATGCTTTTCTCTGGAACCCTGGCGAGGGAAATGACACCATCGACGGCAGTGCCGGCTATGACACGATGCTCTTTAACGGCGCCAATGCCAATGAAATCATTGACATGCTAGCTAATGGCGAGCGGTTTACCTTTCTGCGCAATGTTGGTGCCGTGGTGATGGATACCAACAACCTGGAGCAGGTAGACTTCCGAGCTTTGGGGGGCGCCGACACCATCAATATCAATGACCTGACCGGCACCGATATTGAGCAAATTAACTTGAATTTAGGCATTTCGGGTACCACTGGAGGCGATGGCGAAATCGACACCATCAACATCGCCGGTTCAGCCCGTCACGATGCCATTCGCATCGCTACCTCAGGTCACAATGTAGTGGTCTCTGGGCTAACCGCCGACGTTTCAATCTTCCGGGCCGATGCCAGCGATCGCCTGCTGGTGTCCGGCGGCGACGGCAACGACCAAATCAAAGCCGACCACCTGGACCTTAACCGCATTCAGCTCACCATCGAGGGGGGCGCAGGCCACGACAACATCGTCGGCAGCGTCAACAGCGACACCCTGCTCGGCGGGTTGGGGAACGATAACCTGCTCGGCGGCAAGGGTGCAGACATCCTAACGGGGAACGAGGGTAGCGACTCCTTCCGCTTTGACCACCTAGATCAGGCGGGTGACACGATTACTGACTTTGTCGCCGCTGACGACCAAATCCTGATTCGGGCGGCGGGCTTTGGCGGCGGGTTAAATGCCGGTGCCGCGATCTCAGCCAGTCAGTTTGTGCTGGGTGCTGCTGCCGCTGATGGCAGCGATCGATTCATCTACAACAACACCTCCGGCGAGCTGTTCTTTGACCGCGATGGCAACGGTAGCCATGCCCAGGTGCTGCTGGCCACGCTGGGCGGTGCGCCGACGATTAGCAACGCCGACATTGTCGTAGTTTAA
- a CDS encoding VOC family protein, with amino-acid sequence MQNTNSEFKIMGLNHVALVCKDMERTVVFYTNVLGMKLVKAFDLPAGLGQHFFFDMGEGECIAFFWFSEAADRQPGLSNPRGSLDMAVDFGDPASLVSSHGSMNHFAFNVPAENIEAYRQKLIEKGVQVSPVIHHDNSPMQASDQVNDQTFVSSIYFQDPDGIVLEFAGWHREFSTLYGDTADCQPATPKDVEKYRAAGRAFAMSMAAANAGA; translated from the coding sequence ATGCAGAACACAAATTCTGAATTCAAAATTATGGGTCTAAACCATGTCGCCCTGGTTTGCAAAGACATGGAACGCACAGTTGTTTTTTACACCAACGTGCTCGGTATGAAGCTTGTCAAAGCCTTTGACCTGCCAGCCGGTCTTGGGCAGCACTTCTTCTTCGACATGGGTGAAGGCGAGTGCATTGCCTTCTTTTGGTTCTCCGAAGCAGCCGATCGCCAACCCGGCCTTTCAAATCCTCGCGGCAGTCTTGATATGGCAGTTGATTTTGGCGATCCAGCTTCCCTAGTCTCATCACATGGATCAATGAATCATTTCGCCTTTAACGTGCCGGCGGAGAACATCGAGGCCTATCGACAAAAACTGATCGAAAAGGGTGTGCAGGTTAGTCCGGTAATTCACCACGATAACTCGCCGATGCAGGCCTCAGATCAGGTCAATGACCAAACCTTTGTGAGTTCGATTTATTTTCAAGACCCGGACGGTATCGTGCTCGAATTTGCTGGTTGGCATCGAGAGTTCAGCACGTTATATGGCGATACCGCCGATTGCCAACCGGCGACCCCAAAGGATGTTGAAAAATATCGGGCAGCAGGTAGAGCCTTTGCAATGTCTATGGCCGCTGCCAACGCGGGAGCGTGA